A stretch of DNA from Candidatus Limnocylindria bacterium:
ACGCTTTTTGTTTCCCCTCATCCGGCGCTGGACGCCGTCCGTACAGTCGTCGCAGATGCCGAACACTTCCGACCAGCCTGACGACGTCCTGATCGTTGCGCTCGCCGAGCGCGACCTGGGCGCTCTGGCGTCGCTCTACGACCGCTACGGCCGCCTCGCCTACGCGCTTGCCTACCGGATCCTTGGCGAGGGCGAGGCCGCCGAGGATGTCGTGCACGACGCGTACATCTCGGCCTGGCGAGGCGCCGCCAGCTACCGGCGGGAGCGCGGCAACGTCCGAGGCTGGCTCATGTCGATCGTCCACCACCGGGCCGTCGACGTGCTCCGGCGCAAGACGACCTTTCGGCCGGCGCCGCTCGAGGCGGCGGCCGAGCGCGCCGCCGACGAC
This window harbors:
- a CDS encoding sigma-70 family RNA polymerase sigma factor, whose amino-acid sequence is MPNTSDQPDDVLIVALAERDLGALASLYDRYGRLAYALAYRILGEGEAAEDVVHDAYISAWRGAASYRRERGNVRGWLMSIVHHRAVDVLRRKTTFRPAPLEAAAERAADDDTAEAAERNVEHQTVRAALEGLPQAQRRTIELAYFGGYTHVELAELMGVPLGTVKGRMRIGLQKLRRALELQGTYRGESR